A genomic region of Catalinimonas niigatensis contains the following coding sequences:
- a CDS encoding type VI secretion system contractile sheath protein TssC — protein sequence MAEQKAQKSPATEAAAPVKTKEGAKIDNPNQVLEESLEELVEYGEFELIEASVDGSKVMSPEGKARKNIFLSEASRKKDREELKKQLQLWHTLLSESDDVTELVGKAEERSQAAEKLLNQNLAKAVETTRELEQNYRSMALFFKNSEQDKVRNITIFNADLERLKDLDNTLVIDKIAEELKARHDRLDLRENYSLLVIPGYLGSNMVVEKWAKIAYQNKVMLVTDFAHLDDPDAVMEEFDMANLTGGEIHRSNVVMACNWLVGREKYEELGEEEELHVPPSAALAGKIYSTLIAQPTAGKMHGGINEVNGVRFPLKKSEITELEKRGLVPMVKEWDKIMAFSAKTLYTGNDIGLQTYSVVRVFDYIGKVLIDFLNRQAFVNWTPKVQKELSGEISGYLKSIMGSTKIIQDYKLMKLEQDPETKRINIDLHITPFFPAKNFLLKLGGTKGDTADEWASEFAEE from the coding sequence ATGGCTGAACAGAAAGCACAAAAATCGCCAGCTACCGAAGCGGCAGCACCTGTCAAGACTAAGGAAGGAGCTAAAATAGACAATCCTAACCAGGTGCTGGAAGAAAGCCTGGAAGAACTGGTAGAATACGGAGAGTTTGAACTTATTGAGGCCTCCGTAGATGGCTCAAAAGTGATGAGTCCGGAAGGCAAGGCTCGTAAAAATATTTTTCTCAGTGAAGCTAGCCGGAAGAAAGACCGCGAAGAATTAAAAAAACAACTGCAACTCTGGCATACCCTGCTGAGCGAATCTGATGATGTAACCGAATTGGTAGGGAAAGCTGAAGAAAGAAGTCAGGCTGCTGAAAAACTTCTCAATCAAAATCTTGCCAAAGCCGTAGAGACAACGCGGGAACTGGAGCAAAACTATCGCTCTATGGCCCTGTTCTTCAAAAATTCTGAGCAGGATAAGGTAAGGAATATCACCATATTTAATGCCGATCTTGAGCGACTGAAAGACCTGGATAATACCCTGGTTATTGACAAGATTGCGGAAGAACTCAAAGCGCGTCATGACAGGCTGGATCTGAGAGAAAACTATTCTTTACTGGTGATTCCCGGATATCTTGGTTCCAATATGGTGGTAGAGAAGTGGGCAAAGATTGCCTATCAGAACAAGGTAATGCTGGTTACTGACTTTGCTCACCTGGATGATCCGGATGCAGTGATGGAGGAGTTTGATATGGCAAATCTTACCGGAGGTGAGATTCATCGCTCTAATGTGGTGATGGCCTGTAACTGGCTGGTAGGCCGGGAGAAGTATGAAGAGCTGGGTGAGGAAGAAGAATTACATGTGCCTCCTTCTGCTGCCTTAGCAGGAAAGATCTACAGCACGCTCATTGCGCAGCCTACCGCAGGAAAAATGCATGGTGGTATCAATGAAGTAAACGGAGTGCGGTTTCCACTGAAGAAAAGTGAAATCACCGAACTGGAAAAACGTGGTCTGGTTCCTATGGTGAAAGAATGGGATAAGATCATGGCGTTCTCTGCCAAAACACTTTATACAGGAAATGACATAGGCTTGCAGACTTACTCTGTAGTCCGCGTATTTGATTATATCGGTAAGGTGCTTATTGATTTTCTGAATCGCCAGGCTTTTGTCAACTGGACGCCTAAAGTGCAAAAAGAGTTGAGCGGCGAGATTTCAGGCTATCTGAAAAGCATCATGGGAAGCACCAAGATCATTCAGGACTATAAGCTGATGAAACTGGAGCAGGACCCGGAAACCAAGCGCATCAATATTGATCTGCACATCACACCCTTCTTCCCAGCCAAAAACTTCCTTTTGAAGCTAGGCGGTACCAAAGGAGATACTGCGGATGAGTGGGCCTCTGAATTTGCTGAAGAGTAA
- the tssD gene encoding type VI secretion system tube protein TssD, whose translation MAQKVRLTLDKITDRRVLAFSYNFSRGTDFSGKPSGTLTGGYVSLSIEASKSVFLPTWMTLANTQTKEAKIEIMDETDDKKPVKTISLKDVYIVDYSQSYSENSDPTEQFGLSAREITIEGEDGPAVHENEWPDFKK comes from the coding sequence ATGGCTCAAAAAGTAAGATTAACACTAGACAAAATAACTGACAGAAGAGTTCTGGCTTTTAGTTATAATTTCTCACGGGGAACAGACTTCTCAGGCAAGCCTTCCGGAACTCTCACAGGAGGATATGTTAGCCTTAGTATTGAAGCTTCCAAAAGTGTTTTTCTGCCCACCTGGATGACACTGGCAAATACACAAACCAAGGAAGCCAAGATTGAAATCATGGATGAAACCGATGATAAAAAACCTGTGAAGACCATCAGTCTTAAAGATGTATATATAGTGGATTATTCACAAAGTTATAGTGAAAACTCAGACCCCACTGAACAATTTGGTCTTTCTGCGCGGGAAATCACCATTGAGGGTGAAGACGGCCCGGCAGTGCACGAAAACGAGTGGCCTGATTTTAAGAAATAA
- a CDS encoding type VI secretion system Vgr family protein — translation MAHQVKVNVTIGGKTISPIADLDISQSLFDHNVIQVVIPLGAFKDNNSQILNQAKDYLNQPLTAEITSGVFDRLKRDFSFKGVVTDIRMTRSQRGERMIFVTAYSPTVYLSGVATTRSFHEMSLADIVNQVLEDVPANMTVHLSPRYSQNIEYTVQYRETNMQFLQRLADTYGEWLYYDGDEFIFGELPSGTPIDLQLEKDLQDMKLSMRVVPVNFKAKAYDYLKHEVYESTAKPGDISDLDTFGSEILNKLEPDAFSGKSLRMPYRGFQSAQELDDYARHEMATRSRDMVVLSGTTDHTQLRVGSVINITGEKANEVDLEKYIITAVNHSIDESFSYTNTIQAIPDAASSPPDNPRVRVPFCEVQQAMVIENDDPEGMGRVKVQFKWQESGTSTPWIRIIQPYAGQSSDLHGFFFTPELEDEVIVGFIQDNPDRPYVMGSVYHNQGSNHPSEWHDPQTNRKVIRTRSGNQIHFVDEDGQEEIIITNKDFDHATNEIRLSMEGNGKITIMTLGELDIQAKSISMKADQDIDIKAGANASMDVSQGLKIKSGTDTKIEAGTAVNVKSGTDTKIDAGTAASVKGAADLKLEGAMASLKGSAQLDLDGGAMASLKGALVKIN, via the coding sequence TTGGCACATCAAGTAAAGGTAAATGTCACTATCGGAGGTAAAACCATCTCTCCTATAGCAGATCTGGACATCAGCCAGAGTCTGTTTGATCACAATGTCATCCAAGTAGTCATACCCCTGGGTGCATTTAAGGATAACAATTCCCAGATACTTAATCAGGCTAAGGACTATCTGAATCAGCCTCTTACTGCTGAAATTACTTCGGGAGTTTTTGATCGGCTTAAACGAGACTTCAGTTTCAAAGGAGTGGTTACGGACATCCGCATGACCCGTTCCCAAAGGGGAGAAAGGATGATTTTTGTCACTGCCTACAGCCCCACGGTTTACCTCAGCGGGGTAGCCACCACTCGCTCTTTTCATGAAATGAGTCTGGCAGATATCGTTAATCAGGTACTGGAGGATGTACCTGCGAATATGACTGTACACCTTAGCCCCAGATATAGTCAAAACATTGAATATACCGTGCAGTACCGGGAGACCAACATGCAGTTTCTGCAAAGACTGGCAGACACCTATGGTGAGTGGCTTTACTATGATGGTGATGAATTTATTTTTGGCGAATTACCCTCCGGCACGCCCATAGATCTGCAATTGGAAAAAGACCTGCAGGATATGAAACTGTCCATGCGGGTAGTACCCGTAAACTTTAAAGCCAAAGCTTATGATTATCTCAAGCATGAGGTATACGAAAGTACGGCAAAGCCCGGTGATATTTCAGACCTTGATACTTTCGGCAGCGAAATACTTAACAAACTGGAGCCTGATGCCTTCTCCGGCAAATCCTTGCGTATGCCCTACCGGGGATTTCAATCCGCTCAGGAACTGGATGATTATGCACGCCACGAGATGGCCACCCGCTCCCGCGATATGGTAGTGCTTAGCGGAACTACTGATCATACGCAACTCAGAGTAGGCTCGGTGATCAACATTACCGGTGAAAAGGCTAATGAAGTAGACCTTGAGAAGTACATCATTACGGCGGTTAACCATAGTATTGATGAGAGCTTCAGCTATACCAATACCATACAGGCGATTCCTGACGCGGCTTCCAGCCCACCTGATAACCCAAGAGTGCGTGTTCCTTTTTGCGAAGTACAGCAGGCAATGGTTATAGAAAATGATGACCCGGAAGGCATGGGCAGAGTAAAAGTGCAATTCAAATGGCAGGAAAGTGGAACGTCTACTCCCTGGATAAGAATCATACAGCCCTATGCCGGACAGTCATCCGATCTGCACGGTTTCTTTTTTACCCCTGAACTGGAAGATGAAGTGATTGTGGGTTTTATCCAAGACAATCCCGATCGCCCTTATGTGATGGGCAGCGTTTATCATAACCAAGGCAGTAATCATCCTAGTGAGTGGCATGATCCGCAAACCAATCGGAAGGTCATCAGAACTCGTTCAGGTAATCAAATACACTTTGTAGATGAAGATGGTCAGGAAGAGATCATCATTACCAACAAAGATTTTGATCATGCTACCAATGAGATCCGCCTAAGTATGGAAGGTAATGGTAAGATTACCATCATGACTTTGGGAGAATTAGATATCCAGGCTAAATCTATATCCATGAAAGCCGACCAGGATATTGATATCAAAGCGGGAGCCAATGCCAGCATGGATGTGAGCCAGGGCCTGAAAATCAAATCCGGTACTGATACTAAAATTGAGGCAGGAACTGCCGTGAATGTCAAATCGGGTACTGATACCAAGATTGATGCAGGAACTGCGGCAAGTGTAAAAGGTGCTGCCGATCTGAAACTTGAAGGGGCTATGGCCTCTCTTAAAGGAAGTGCACAGCTGGATCTGGATGGTGGAGCAATGGCTAGCCTGAAAGGAGCCTTGGTAAAAATTAATTAA
- a CDS encoding GPW/gp25 family protein produces MRPYYTFPLQTEQLTQKQRLRLCELKEAIAEYVHLILKTHLTEYRYDYDFGCYVWEQDFENIKSISKWESSLEAQIKEAINRYEKRMDNIQTKVTVEDPKDYASESNAQNRLKKRIHITVSGTIQKTRELFQHQEFIYFSPLSIN; encoded by the coding sequence ATGCGCCCTTACTATACATTTCCTCTACAAACGGAGCAACTGACACAAAAGCAGAGACTTCGCCTGTGCGAACTCAAAGAAGCGATTGCGGAGTATGTACATCTTATCCTGAAGACGCATCTGACAGAGTATCGCTATGACTATGATTTTGGCTGTTATGTGTGGGAGCAGGATTTTGAGAATATCAAGAGCATCAGCAAATGGGAAAGCTCCCTTGAGGCACAGATCAAAGAAGCCATTAACCGTTATGAGAAGCGGATGGATAATATACAGACGAAGGTAACTGTAGAAGATCCCAAAGATTATGCTTCTGAAAGTAATGCACAAAATCGCCTGAAAAAAAGAATCCACATCACCGTATCCGGTACGATCCAAAAAACACGCGAGCTCTTCCAGCATCAGGAGTTTATTTATTTTAGTCCACTGTCAATTAATTAG